The Lycium barbarum isolate Lr01 chromosome 10, ASM1917538v2, whole genome shotgun sequence genome includes a region encoding these proteins:
- the LOC132615766 gene encoding kirola-like — MGVKGKLIGSVEVKCGGHLVHDILHTNTHHIPNISPGKISKFEIHEGEIIKVGSVVSWKYNDDGKEKFVKEVIEAVDLQKKSITWKVIGGDLLELYNSFTIITSCEDQWTTCAFVYEKKTEDTPEPLVPFGFILNLVKDLEGHLLK; from the exons ATGGGTGTGAAAGGCAAGTTGATTGGTTCTGTAGAGGTGAAGTGTGGAGGACACTTGGTTCATGATATTTTGCACACCAATACTCATCATATACCCAACATAAGCCCCGGCAAGATTAGCAAATTTGAGATTCATGAAGGTGAAATCATAAAAGTTGGTTCAGTAGTTAGCTGGAAATATAATGACG ATGGAAAAGAAAAGTTTGTTAAGGAAGTGATTGAAGCCGTTGATCTTCAGAAGAAATCAATCACTTGGAAAGTGATTGGAGGAGATCTGCTAGAGTTGTACAATTCCTTTACTATAATCACGTCATGTGAAGATCAGTGGACTACATGTGCATTTGTGTACGAGAAAAAAACTGAAGATACCCCAGAGCCTCTTGTTCCCTTTGGTTTTATCCTTAATTTGGTCAAAGATTTGGAGGGTCACCTTCTCAAGTAG